From Cucumis melo cultivar AY chromosome 1, USDA_Cmelo_AY_1.0, whole genome shotgun sequence, a single genomic window includes:
- the LOC103495638 gene encoding uncharacterized protein LOC103495638 isoform X2 — translation MAKTNKYTSINFNHIYDKNLSSNSKTGNNPSSNKNPSSSSSSSFATATYSSISSPNKSHGRMLVLTRPTPKPITSPQVLSPQPQSRPSSADHRPVPDQPRPQSDSDSISLRPLGRTGTGAIAPSPITGLEKNREITPPVVTLHKPEKFVPPHLRAGFVGKEERPVNVGIRSREGNQRQYGNYGSSSRYGEDGRPKSGGGYERMKGVGEADLGAMVNRPRSSGNRPSSSG, via the exons ATGGCAAAAACCAACAAATACACCTCCATCAATTTCAATCACATCTACGACAAGAATCTCTCCTCCAATTCCAAAACTGGCAACAATCCCTCCTCTAATAAAAAcccgtcttcttcttcttcctcctctttcGCCACTGCAACTTATTCTTCCATTTCTTCCCCTAACAAGTCCCATGGCCGCATGCTTGTCCTGACCCGTCCCACCCCCAAACCCATTACCTCACCTCAAGTCCTTTCCCCTCAACCCCAGTCTCGACCCTCATCCGCCGATCATCGTCCTGTTCCGGATCAGCCTCGTCCGCAATCCGATTCCGATTCGATCTCTCTTCGCCCTCTCGGTCGGACCGGTACGGGTGCGATCGCTCCCTCTCCGATTACGGGGTTGGAGAAGAACAGGGAGATTACCCCTCCGGTTGTGACGTTGCACAAGCCGGAGAAATTTGTGCCACCTCATCTTCGGGCGGGGTTCGTCGGGAAAGAGGAGAGACCTGTGAACGTTGGGATCCGATCTAGGGAGGGGAATCAGAGGCAGTACGGGAATTATGGGTCCTCGAGCCGGTACGGTGAAGATGGGCGGCCGAAATCCGGTGGTGGGTATGAGAGGATGAAAGGGGTGGGTGAGGCAGATCTGGGGGCGATGGTGAATCGGCCAAGATCCAGTGGGAATCGGCCGAGTTCTAGTGGATG a
- the LOC103495638 gene encoding uncharacterized protein LOC103495638 isoform X1, with translation MAKTNKYTSINFNHIYDKNLSSNSKTGNNPSSNKNPSSSSSSSFATATYSSISSPNKSHGRMLVLTRPTPKPITSPQVLSPQPQSRPSSADHRPVPDQPRPQSDSDSISLRPLGRTGTGAIAPSPITGLEKNREITPPVVTLHKPEKFVPPHLRAGFVGKEERPVNVGIRSREGNQRQYGNYGSSSRYGEDGRPKSGGGYERMKGVGEADLGAMVNRPRSSGNRPSSSG, from the exons ATGGCAAAAACCAACAAATACACCTCCATCAATTTCAATCACATCTACGACAAGAATCTCTCCTCCAATTCCAAAACTGGCAACAATCCCTCCTCTAATAAAAAcccgtcttcttcttcttcctcctctttcGCCACTGCAACTTATTCTTCCATTTCTTCCCCTAACAAGTCCCATGGCCGCATGCTTGTCCTGACCCGTCCCACCCCCAAACCCATTACCTCACCTCAAGTCCTTTCCCCTCAACCCCAGTCTCGACCCTCATCCGCCGATCATCGTCCTGTTCCGGATCAGCCTCGTCCGCAATCCGATTCCGATTCGATCTCTCTTCGCCCTCTCGGTCGGACCGGTACGGGTGCGATCGCTCCCTCTCCGATTACGGGGTTGGAGAAGAACAGGGAGATTACCCCTCCGGTTGTGACGTTGCACAAGCCGGAGAAATTTGTGCCACCTCATCTTCGGGCGGGGTTCGTCGGGAAAGAGGAGAGACCTGTGAACGTTGGGATCCGATCTAGGGAGGGGAATCAGAGGCAGTACGGGAATTATGGGTCCTCGAGCCGGTACGGTGAAGATGGGCGGCCGAAATCCGGTGGTGGGTATGAGAGGATGAAAGGGGTGGGTGAGGCAGATCTGGGGGCGATGGTGAATCGGCCAAGATCCAGTGGGAATCGGCCGAGTTCTAGTGGATG A